A part of Helicobacter himalayensis genomic DNA contains:
- a CDS encoding putative Se/S carrier-like protein produces MIFQGYLIFSTTSAAFVASRALASPSFAKFGLVFEHCPAPREYSHDCTLAIYLESTREDFSKEEILLLSTEFENLLTQKEVAFKFICTSKKI; encoded by the coding sequence ATGATTTTTCAAGGTTACCTTATTTTCTCAACCACAAGCGCGGCATTTGTCGCAAGTAGAGCACTCGCAAGCCCGAGCTTTGCGAAGTTTGGGCTTGTTTTTGAGCATTGCCCAGCCCCGAGAGAATACTCCCACGACTGCACATTAGCAATCTACCTTGAAAGCACAAGAGAAGACTTTAGCAAAGAAGAGATTCTGCTTTTAAGCACAGAATTTGAGAATCTTTTGACACAAAAAGAAGTCGCTTTCAAGTTTATCTGCACGAGTAAAAAAATATAG
- a CDS encoding YceI family protein, with product MNFFQKSFLVGVAFWLIFGVSSVFGAESYDIKQQDSKIAFYVKKLGFIGVSGEFKKFAGNLCLDKSTILALEGVVELESVFSNSKGRDKHLKEKDFLDTANFKQAHLKMLNYETKEQKDNKILGTMRVVLDLHGVQKELELTTELQNSQELELILRGELNIKDFEIKGSAMNSNSVKLEFHTIWKAK from the coding sequence ATGAATTTTTTTCAAAAATCATTTTTAGTAGGCGTAGCATTTTGGTTAATTTTTGGCGTGAGTAGCGTATTTGGCGCGGAGAGCTATGATATCAAACAGCAAGATTCTAAGATCGCTTTTTATGTGAAAAAGCTTGGCTTTATTGGCGTTAGTGGCGAGTTTAAGAAATTTGCAGGAAATTTGTGCTTAGATAAAAGCACAATCCTTGCGCTTGAAGGCGTAGTCGAGCTAGAATCTGTTTTTAGTAATAGCAAGGGGCGCGATAAACATTTGAAAGAAAAAGATTTTCTTGATACAGCAAACTTTAAGCAAGCGCATTTAAAAATGCTAAATTATGAGACAAAAGAGCAAAAAGATAACAAGATTCTAGGCACGATGAGGGTAGTGCTTGATTTACATGGGGTGCAAAAAGAGCTTGAACTCACAACAGAGCTACAAAACAGCCAAGAGTTAGAGCTTATTTTGCGCGGAGAGCTAAATATCAAGGATTTTGAGATTAAAGGAAGCGCGATGAATAGCAATAGCGTGAAGTTAGAATTTCACACAATATGGAAAGCAAAATAG